From the genome of Rarobacter incanus, one region includes:
- a CDS encoding metallopeptidase family protein — protein MFEMSQADFQAIVAGVLDRIPHQIARRLDNVAFVVEDDAPDHDPHLLGHFDGFPVTAVGEGGPAGALPDKITIYRLPTLRMCETIDQVIEEVSVTVIHEIGHYFGIDDARLHELGWA, from the coding sequence ATGTTTGAGATGTCCCAGGCCGATTTCCAGGCGATTGTTGCGGGGGTTTTGGATCGCATTCCGCACCAGATTGCGCGGCGCCTCGACAACGTCGCCTTTGTCGTGGAGGACGACGCTCCGGACCACGACCCGCACTTATTGGGGCACTTCGATGGTTTTCCGGTCACGGCTGTTGGTGAGGGGGGTCCGGCGGGTGCGCTGCCCGACAAGATCACCATCTACCGGCTCCCGACGTTGCGCATGTGCGAAACGATTGACCAGGTCATTGAGGAAGTTTCGGTCACGGTGATACACGAAATCGGGCATTACTTCGGCATTGACGACGCGCGCCTGCACGAACTCGGGTGGGCTTAG